The following coding sequences are from one Reyranella humidisoli window:
- a CDS encoding integrase core domain-containing protein, whose product MIAFLSLALHVLISPFKTRARLEAEIVMLQHQLKVLRRRVPSKPKLSVADRLLFVWLYRLFPSVLNAVTILQPETLIRWHRAGFCLYWRWKSRSRGGQPKVPIEIRRLIRDMSLANRLWGAPRIHGELLKLGIDIAQSTVAKYMARNGRGRSQTWKTFLHNHSTGIAAMDFLVAPTIGFKLLFVLVILRHQRRWLISLTVTTNPTAEWIARQITEAFPWDEAPKYLIRDRDASYGHAVTRRLAVMGIRDHPTAPRSPWQNGHAERLIGSIRRECLDHIVVFGEAHLRRILAAYAGY is encoded by the coding sequence ATGATCGCGTTTCTGAGCCTCGCCCTGCATGTCCTGATCTCTCCGTTCAAGACGCGGGCGCGGTTGGAAGCGGAGATTGTGATGCTGCAGCATCAGTTGAAGGTGCTGCGCCGACGTGTCCCCTCGAAGCCCAAATTGTCGGTCGCCGACCGACTGCTCTTCGTCTGGCTCTATCGGCTGTTCCCGTCGGTGTTGAACGCCGTCACTATTCTTCAGCCCGAGACGTTAATCCGTTGGCATCGGGCGGGCTTCTGCCTGTACTGGCGCTGGAAGTCGCGCTCTCGTGGCGGCCAGCCAAAGGTTCCAATCGAGATCCGGCGTCTGATCCGCGACATGAGCCTGGCCAACCGGCTGTGGGGCGCGCCGCGGATCCATGGCGAACTGCTCAAGCTCGGGATCGACATCGCGCAGTCGACGGTCGCCAAGTATATGGCGAGGAACGGGCGAGGGCGGTCGCAGACTTGGAAGACCTTTCTGCACAATCATTCGACCGGCATCGCCGCCATGGATTTCCTGGTCGCGCCGACGATTGGTTTCAAGCTGCTCTTCGTCTTGGTCATTCTCCGGCATCAGCGCCGGTGGCTGATATCGCTCACGGTGACGACCAATCCGACGGCGGAATGGATCGCTCGCCAGATCACCGAAGCCTTCCCTTGGGATGAAGCGCCAAAATACCTGATCCGGGATCGTGACGCGTCCTACGGCCATGCCGTCACCAGGCGTCTTGCAGTCATGGGCATCCGTGATCACCCGACGGCGCCGCGCTCACCTTGGCAAAACGGGCACGCGGAGCGGTTGATCGGATCGATCCGGCGGGAATGCCTCGATCACATCGTCGTCTTCGGCGAGGCCCATCTGCGCCGGATCCTTGCGGCCTACGCCGGCTATTAA
- a CDS encoding asparagine synthase-related protein, which yields MFAAIFNIDGRPVDHRRFEVAGHDFESLDPAGHIAFVCSKAGPLAATGEAIGIRGLGGLFRIVGRVRLDARDELRSLLSDLPQAAVGEASDAELCLRAYAAWGDAFLDRLTGDFCFVLWDGARKRMICARDQLGIRSLFHAEVGGAWFVSDSLDWIAAQTVVARDLDDTWIADFLTVGHSLESERTVYRHIRRLAPAHVLTISGTRAATRRYWRLEIGDPLYFRDRRQYTEGFFDLLSKSIADRLPAGRVGIAMSGGLDSTTLAACAVHVTGDASRVVAECLDFEQFESARERHFSSLAAERLGVELRHRQSDDLVYDTQWWARTTTTPEPSDLITTAHFDREVVCERAKRASVWFYGEGPDNALVFERNDYLSWLVGRRDWRRLAEAGVFYFHVKGLAGWWETLTRYTRRRHHTDDSVGVPPWIAPSLARHVDLERRFASATSPGGFGAGLVPRHPWRPGAVAGFNNPIWPAVFADYEFEESLGPLALRHPFLDLRVLEFMLSVPTLPWAREKMLLREAMRGQLPDEVLARRKTPHESTLPFGHGLPSLSRDGYLDRYVDISIVSAGNWSGRLRGKALAVHVLDHWLTRRRLGGVISQ from the coding sequence CTTGGCGGGCTGTTCCGAATCGTCGGTCGGGTCAGGCTCGATGCGCGCGACGAACTTCGGTCGCTGCTTTCGGATCTCCCCCAGGCCGCTGTGGGAGAAGCATCCGATGCCGAACTGTGCCTGCGCGCCTACGCCGCCTGGGGCGACGCGTTCCTGGATCGCCTCACCGGCGACTTCTGCTTTGTGTTGTGGGACGGCGCGCGCAAGCGGATGATCTGTGCCCGCGACCAGCTCGGCATACGGTCGCTTTTTCATGCCGAGGTCGGGGGGGCGTGGTTTGTCAGCGACTCGCTGGACTGGATTGCCGCACAGACCGTTGTTGCGCGCGACCTCGACGATACATGGATCGCCGATTTTCTGACCGTTGGTCATTCTCTGGAGTCCGAGCGAACGGTCTATCGGCATATTCGGCGGCTGGCCCCGGCGCATGTGCTGACGATCTCCGGAACCCGCGCCGCGACGCGCCGATACTGGCGACTGGAAATTGGGGATCCCCTTTACTTTCGGGACCGACGCCAATACACCGAGGGCTTCTTCGATCTTTTGTCGAAATCGATTGCCGACCGCTTGCCTGCTGGCAGGGTCGGCATCGCCATGAGCGGCGGCCTCGATTCAACCACGCTTGCAGCCTGTGCAGTGCATGTGACGGGAGATGCCTCGCGTGTTGTGGCCGAATGCCTTGATTTCGAGCAGTTTGAATCTGCGAGAGAAAGACACTTCAGTTCACTGGCGGCCGAGCGGCTTGGCGTCGAGCTTCGGCACCGGCAGAGCGACGATCTTGTCTACGACACACAGTGGTGGGCGAGGACGACAACAACGCCGGAGCCGTCGGACCTGATCACGACTGCCCATTTCGACCGTGAGGTCGTGTGCGAACGGGCGAAAAGAGCATCCGTCTGGTTCTATGGGGAAGGGCCGGACAATGCCCTCGTCTTTGAGCGAAACGACTATCTGTCATGGCTGGTCGGCCGGCGGGACTGGCGGCGACTGGCGGAGGCCGGCGTGTTCTATTTTCACGTCAAAGGATTGGCGGGATGGTGGGAAACGCTCACGCGCTATACCAGACGCCGCCATCACACCGATGATTCCGTTGGCGTGCCGCCGTGGATTGCCCCATCCCTTGCCCGTCACGTGGACTTGGAACGGCGGTTTGCCAGCGCGACAAGTCCAGGCGGTTTCGGAGCGGGTCTGGTCCCGCGCCATCCCTGGCGCCCGGGAGCCGTAGCCGGATTCAACAATCCCATATGGCCGGCCGTATTCGCTGACTACGAATTCGAGGAATCCCTGGGACCTCTCGCCCTGCGTCATCCGTTTCTCGACTTGCGTGTCCTCGAATTCATGTTGTCGGTACCGACGCTGCCGTGGGCCAGGGAAAAGATGCTGTTGCGCGAAGCCATGCGAGGGCAGCTTCCGGACGAGGTGCTCGCGCGCAGGAAAACGCCCCACGAGTCCACGCTGCCGTTTGGCCACGGACTTCCAAGCCTGTCGCGCGACGGGTACCTGGATCGCTACGTCGACATTTCGATCGTATCGGCCGGGAACTGGTCCGGGCGCCTGCGGGGCAAAGCTCTCGCCGTTCACGTTCTCGATCACTGGCTGACGAGAAGGCGTCTTGGCGGTGTCATTTCTCAGTGA
- a CDS encoding PqqD family protein, whose protein sequence is MLTVSTIGKRSARRVACGFSGEVVLLHFDKGRYFGFRGMGTAIWNSLDVSRAIADVCDDVAAQFDVDPAVCLDHAVRFLANLQEVGLIDVVG, encoded by the coding sequence ATGCTGACAGTTTCGACGATTGGCAAGAGATCCGCACGACGGGTTGCGTGCGGATTCAGCGGTGAAGTGGTGCTGCTGCACTTCGACAAGGGGCGCTATTTCGGCTTCCGGGGCATGGGAACGGCAATTTGGAATAGTCTCGATGTGTCGAGGGCGATCGCGGACGTTTGCGACGATGTTGCGGCGCAGTTCGATGTCGATCCGGCCGTCTGCCTGGATCATGCGGTCAGGTTCCTGGCGAACCTCCAGGAGGTCGGCCTCATCGACGTCGTTGGTTGA
- a CDS encoding nucleotidyltransferase domain-containing protein has translation MVFRLALFRKRMPASARPSTGSVEFKLLCLVARPEPDLGEARKILSAGVDFGELFRLGEYHGVRPQLVESLYRMSWEVVPEATRNTFENFRRVHGARALLVTRELCRLSEVFAKAGLRFATFKGPTLAALLHGDVSRREYVDVDIIVPKQQIDDAERLLGGLGYRAADGTQAHRQAFLAHLRQYAFVHPDSDLAVDLHWSFTGTHVPFPLTPAAVWQDLDTVLIGNRAVPTPSIENLALLLAGHGTKEAWRCLGWTCDFATLIDRYPDLDWLGIHERARAHRCGDTILLGCAMAQELAGTPVPRPLLGLLEKSDRVRFLVARLAGDLREGLPDPAEQENFSDFHLCERRIDKIEGALRLALTRTSGDYDAMKLPQILWPVYYATRPFRLAAKALTALGRRAGS, from the coding sequence ATGGTTTTCAGGTTGGCGCTGTTTCGCAAGCGGATGCCGGCTTCAGCCCGGCCTTCGACCGGCAGCGTTGAATTCAAGCTTCTCTGTCTTGTTGCACGCCCAGAGCCTGACCTCGGTGAGGCCCGGAAAATACTCAGCGCCGGCGTCGACTTCGGGGAACTCTTCAGGCTTGGCGAGTACCACGGAGTCCGCCCGCAGCTTGTCGAGAGTCTCTATCGGATGTCTTGGGAAGTCGTGCCTGAGGCAACGAGAAACACTTTTGAGAATTTCCGGCGGGTTCACGGCGCACGTGCGCTGCTCGTAACCCGGGAACTTTGCCGCTTGTCCGAGGTATTCGCCAAGGCGGGTCTCCGGTTTGCCACCTTCAAGGGACCGACCCTGGCAGCGCTTCTCCATGGAGACGTGTCGCGCCGGGAATATGTCGATGTCGACATCATCGTGCCCAAGCAGCAGATAGACGATGCCGAGCGGCTGCTCGGCGGGCTCGGCTATCGCGCCGCCGATGGAACGCAAGCGCACCGGCAGGCATTTCTGGCCCACTTGCGACAGTATGCTTTCGTTCACCCCGACAGCGATCTCGCGGTCGACCTCCATTGGAGCTTTACCGGCACCCATGTGCCGTTTCCCTTGACGCCTGCCGCTGTCTGGCAGGATCTCGACACCGTACTGATCGGCAATCGCGCCGTTCCCACACCTTCGATCGAAAACCTTGCTCTGTTGCTGGCCGGCCATGGAACGAAGGAAGCCTGGCGGTGCTTGGGGTGGACCTGCGATTTCGCCACGCTGATCGACCGCTACCCGGACCTCGATTGGCTTGGCATTCATGAGCGTGCCAGGGCGCATCGATGCGGCGACACGATCCTGCTGGGCTGCGCGATGGCGCAGGAGTTGGCCGGCACACCCGTCCCACGGCCTCTGCTCGGCCTGCTTGAGAAGAGTGATCGGGTTCGCTTCCTTGTTGCACGGCTGGCAGGGGACTTGAGGGAAGGCCTGCCTGATCCCGCAGAGCAGGAGAATTTTTCGGATTTCCATCTTTGTGAACGCCGGATCGACAAGATCGAGGGTGCGTTGAGGCTGGCACTCACCCGGACCTCTGGGGACTACGACGCGATGAAGCTTCCGCAAATACTTTGGCCTGTGTACTACGCCACGCGACCTTTCCGCCTCGCGGCCAAGGCGCTGACCGCCCTTGGTCGGAGGGCTGGAAGCTGA